The Desmonostoc muscorum LEGE 12446 genome includes a region encoding these proteins:
- a CDS encoding Ycf66 family protein, giving the protein MLAYVLALVVGLGSLAIYLAAFFFPEIHRKNDFIWSGVGLFYALVLWVFAPRISGGLLLGHVASVALLVWFGWQTLSLRRQITPQAQQTQVPSPETVKTSIQEQVNKLSLQERLAQLQQDIGNTLSGVKDKVQNTVSPKTPTTAKPEDITSVLAQQPAVEIIDNTTATPEQPAEEAATSDTEAKTENVPEAIPPNPPSPELVEAAQADAQTENKEQIPVEEIAPDASLAPPAETPPDATPPNNQAS; this is encoded by the coding sequence ATGCTGGCATATGTTCTAGCTTTAGTGGTCGGTCTTGGTAGTTTAGCCATTTATCTAGCAGCTTTCTTTTTCCCGGAAATCCACCGCAAGAATGATTTTATTTGGAGTGGTGTCGGGCTATTTTATGCTTTGGTTTTATGGGTGTTTGCACCACGCATTTCTGGCGGTTTGTTGCTGGGTCATGTGGCTAGCGTCGCTCTTTTGGTCTGGTTTGGCTGGCAAACTCTTTCGTTACGTCGCCAAATAACACCACAGGCACAACAAACCCAAGTACCAAGTCCTGAGACGGTGAAAACTAGCATTCAGGAACAGGTGAATAAATTGTCGCTTCAGGAACGGCTAGCTCAGTTGCAACAGGATATTGGTAACACGTTGAGTGGCGTGAAAGACAAGGTGCAAAACACTGTGAGTCCAAAAACACCTACAACGGCTAAACCTGAAGACATTACTTCTGTTTTGGCACAGCAACCTGCTGTTGAAATTATCGACAATACTACTGCTACACCAGAACAACCAGCAGAGGAGGCGGCTACTAGCGATACCGAAGCAAAAACTGAGAATGTACCAGAAGCGATTCCACCAAATCCCCCATCTCCCGAATTGGTGGAAGCAGCCCAAGCTGATGCCCAAACTGAGAACAAAGAACAGATTCCTGTGGAGGAAATTGCTCCAGATGCATCTCTGGCTCCCCCAGCCGAAACTCCACCGGATGCAACACCGCCAAATAATCAGGCTAGTTGA
- the gndA gene encoding NADP-dependent phosphogluconate dehydrogenase — protein sequence MTLQSFGVIGLAVMGENIALNVERNGFPIAVYNRSREKTDAFMAQRAPGRNVKAAFTLEEFVASLERPRKILVMVQAGKPVDAVIAQLRPLLDEGDIIIDGGNSWFEDTERRTQELEPAGLRYLGMGVSGGEEGALNGPSLMPGGTTSSYEYLSPIFNKIAAQVDDGPCVTYIGPGGSGHYVKMVHNGIEYGDMQLIAEAYDLLKNVAGLDHNQLHDVFAEWNTTDELDSFLIEITKNIFPYLDPETNLPLVDLIVDAAGQKGTGRWTVQTALELGVSIPTITAAVNARIISSIKEERVAASKVLTGPSGKYDGQTKDFINKVRDALYCSKICSYAQGMALLSTASKTYNWNLNLGEMARIWKGGCIIRARFLNKIKKAFSENPALPNLLLAPEFKQTILDRQTAWREVIATAATLGIPVPAFSASLDYFDSYRRDRLPQNLTQAQRDYFGAHTYLRLDKPGSFHTEWVPIAEADKK from the coding sequence ATGACACTACAAAGCTTTGGTGTGATTGGACTAGCCGTTATGGGCGAGAATATCGCTCTAAACGTCGAACGTAATGGCTTCCCAATTGCAGTTTACAACCGCTCCCGAGAAAAAACGGATGCCTTTATGGCGCAGCGTGCGCCAGGACGGAACGTCAAAGCCGCTTTTACCCTAGAAGAATTTGTCGCCTCATTGGAACGTCCCCGCAAAATCCTAGTAATGGTGCAAGCTGGTAAGCCAGTCGATGCGGTGATTGCTCAACTCAGACCCTTGCTAGACGAAGGCGATATCATTATCGACGGTGGCAACTCTTGGTTTGAAGATACAGAACGACGCACTCAAGAATTAGAACCTGCTGGACTTCGCTATCTTGGTATGGGTGTCAGTGGTGGTGAAGAAGGAGCGCTAAATGGCCCTTCACTAATGCCCGGAGGTACAACCAGCTCTTACGAGTATCTATCACCAATTTTCAACAAAATTGCTGCCCAAGTCGATGATGGCCCTTGCGTAACCTACATTGGTCCTGGCGGTTCTGGCCACTATGTAAAAATGGTACATAACGGCATTGAGTACGGCGATATGCAGCTAATTGCTGAAGCCTACGATTTGCTAAAAAATGTCGCTGGATTAGACCATAATCAGCTACATGACGTGTTTGCTGAATGGAACACCACCGATGAACTCGATTCATTTTTGATTGAGATTACGAAGAATATCTTCCCATATCTTGACCCAGAAACAAATCTACCCCTGGTAGATTTGATTGTTGACGCAGCAGGTCAAAAGGGAACTGGACGCTGGACTGTGCAGACTGCATTGGAATTGGGAGTTTCGATTCCGACAATTACAGCAGCAGTTAATGCCCGGATTATATCTTCCATTAAAGAAGAGCGGGTTGCAGCATCTAAAGTTCTAACAGGCCCCAGTGGCAAGTATGACGGGCAAACCAAGGACTTTATCAACAAAGTACGCGATGCTCTCTATTGCTCAAAAATCTGTTCTTATGCTCAAGGGATGGCATTGCTATCCACAGCTTCAAAAACATATAACTGGAATTTGAATCTGGGCGAAATGGCGCGGATTTGGAAAGGTGGCTGTATTATTCGCGCTCGCTTTTTGAATAAGATTAAGAAGGCTTTTAGCGAAAATCCAGCTTTGCCTAACCTGCTGTTAGCTCCCGAATTTAAGCAGACAATTCTCGACAGACAGACTGCTTGGCGGGAAGTGATTGCGACAGCTGCAACACTGGGAATTCCAGTGCCTGCATTTAGCGCATCCTTGGATTATTTTGACAGCTATCGCCGCGATCGCCTACCCCAAAATCTGACTCAAGCACAACGCGACTACTTCGGCGCACACACCTACCTGCGTCTTGATAAGCCCGGAAGTTTCCACACTGAATGGGTACCAATTGCTGAAGCTGATAAAAAATAG
- the rplU gene encoding 50S ribosomal protein L21, which produces MTYAIIETGGKQIRVEPGRFYDIELLTAEPDEKVTIEAVLLVQNDGEVTIGQPLVSGATVEGTILRHFRDRKVLVYKMKPKKKTRKKRGHRQEVTRLLINSITLNGTVFAAEAATDESPVVDDAPAQEAETVAE; this is translated from the coding sequence ATGACTTACGCAATTATTGAAACTGGCGGCAAACAAATAAGAGTAGAGCCAGGGCGGTTTTACGACATTGAACTACTTACTGCCGAACCAGATGAAAAAGTTACAATAGAAGCAGTATTATTGGTGCAGAATGATGGCGAAGTCACTATTGGACAGCCACTAGTGTCAGGTGCAACTGTAGAAGGGACTATACTGCGACATTTCAGAGATCGTAAAGTCCTGGTATACAAAATGAAGCCGAAAAAGAAAACCCGCAAAAAGCGCGGGCATCGCCAAGAAGTTACCAGACTTTTGATTAACTCCATCACCCTTAACGGTACGGTGTTTGCAGCCGAAGCAGCAACGGACGAAAGCCCTGTTGTAGATGACGCTCCTGCCCAAGAAGCTGAAACCGTTGCAGAATAA
- the rpmA gene encoding 50S ribosomal protein L27 gives MAHKKGTGSTRNGRDSNAQRLGVKRYGGQTVSAGSILVRQRGTKFHPGNNVGIGSDDTLFALIDGVVTFERKGKTRKKVSVYSPVAAAVEAVAS, from the coding sequence ATGGCTCATAAGAAAGGAACAGGTAGTACACGCAACGGTCGTGATTCTAACGCCCAACGTCTAGGTGTCAAGCGTTATGGTGGTCAAACTGTAAGTGCAGGAAGCATTCTGGTGCGTCAGCGTGGCACCAAATTTCACCCTGGTAACAATGTCGGTATTGGTAGCGACGACACTCTGTTTGCCTTAATCGACGGTGTTGTAACCTTTGAAAGAAAGGGCAAAACCCGCAAAAAAGTTAGTGTTTACTCACCCGTAGCTGCTGCTGTTGAGGCAGTAGCCAGTTAG
- a CDS encoding YifB family Mg chelatase-like AAA ATPase, with product MLARVWSASIVGIDAVKVGVEVDVSGGLPGIVVLGLPDSAIQESRERVKATLKNAGFAFPMRKIVINLTPADLRKEGPCFDLPISVGILAASEQVSADLLGDYLFLGEVSLDGTLRAVAGVLPIAAAAEKMGITGLVLPADNAQEAAVVEGLAVYGCQHLSDVVDFLNNPGRYKPVEMSDNVETLHVTSLHSPDLQDVKGQTHARRALEIAAAGGHNLVFVGPPGSGKTMLARRLPGILPPLSFAESLEVTRIHSVAGLLKNRGSLVRDRPFRSPHHSASGPSLVGGGSFPRPGEISLSHNGILFMDELTEFKRDVLEFLRQPLEDGFVTISRTKLSVMFPAQFTLVASTNPCPCGYYGDTIQQCTCSPRQREQYWAKLSGPLMDRIDLQVAVNRLKPEEITQQPTGEASTSVRQRVQEARDRAITRFQTEANLRCNAQMQSSHLQKWCKLDDASRNLLETAIRKLGLSARASDRILKVARTIADLAAEEKLQPNHVAEAIQYRTIDRMQ from the coding sequence ATGCTTGCTAGAGTCTGGAGTGCATCTATTGTCGGTATCGATGCCGTCAAAGTAGGCGTGGAAGTCGATGTTTCAGGAGGATTACCGGGAATTGTTGTCTTAGGACTCCCAGATTCAGCGATTCAAGAATCAAGGGAAAGAGTTAAGGCAACCTTGAAGAATGCAGGTTTTGCCTTTCCCATGCGAAAAATTGTAATTAATTTAACTCCGGCGGATTTACGCAAGGAAGGCCCGTGTTTCGATTTACCTATTAGTGTGGGAATTTTGGCGGCTTCTGAGCAAGTTAGCGCTGATTTATTGGGGGATTATTTATTCTTAGGCGAAGTCTCTCTGGATGGCACCTTGCGGGCGGTAGCTGGTGTGTTGCCGATCGCCGCAGCTGCTGAAAAAATGGGAATTACAGGCTTAGTTCTCCCTGCTGATAATGCCCAAGAAGCGGCGGTAGTTGAAGGTTTGGCTGTTTATGGCTGCCAACATCTCTCTGATGTGGTGGACTTTTTAAATAATCCAGGGCGTTACAAACCTGTGGAGATGTCTGACAATGTAGAGACGTTACATGTAACGTCTCTACATTCACCGGATTTGCAAGATGTCAAAGGACAGACTCATGCACGTCGTGCTTTAGAAATTGCTGCGGCTGGTGGGCATAATTTAGTTTTTGTCGGGCCGCCTGGTAGTGGGAAAACCATGTTAGCACGGCGCTTACCGGGGATTTTGCCTCCTCTGAGTTTTGCCGAATCTTTGGAAGTGACTCGCATTCACTCGGTAGCTGGTTTATTAAAAAATCGCGGTTCTTTAGTGCGCGATCGCCCTTTTCGCAGTCCCCATCATTCAGCATCCGGCCCTTCTCTGGTAGGCGGTGGGAGCTTTCCTCGTCCTGGAGAAATTTCATTATCCCACAATGGGATCTTATTCATGGATGAATTAACAGAATTTAAACGTGATGTTTTAGAATTTCTCCGTCAACCTTTAGAAGATGGTTTCGTAACCATTTCCCGCACTAAATTATCAGTCATGTTTCCCGCGCAATTTACTTTGGTGGCGAGTACCAATCCCTGTCCTTGCGGTTACTATGGCGATACTATTCAACAGTGTACTTGTTCTCCCCGACAACGCGAGCAATATTGGGCAAAACTTTCTGGGCCGTTGATGGATCGGATTGATTTACAAGTGGCGGTGAATCGCTTAAAACCAGAAGAAATTACCCAACAACCGACGGGAGAAGCATCAACATCAGTGCGTCAACGAGTACAAGAAGCACGCGATCGCGCAATTACTCGTTTTCAAACAGAAGCAAATCTGCGTTGCAATGCCCAAATGCAGAGTAGTCATCTGCAAAAATGGTGCAAGCTAGATGACGCAAGTCGCAATTTATTAGAAACAGCAATTAGAAAATTAGGATTATCAGCAAGAGCAAGCGATCGCATTCTCAAAGTAGCACGGACGATTGCAGATTTAGCAGCAGAGGAAAAACTCCAACCCAATCATGTAGCCGAAGCAATTCAATATCGCACAATCGATAGAATGCAGTGA
- a CDS encoding type I restriction endonuclease subunit R, with amino-acid sequence MTQTAAITEAITNLQDAENRFGFVRVEDEQYFPEWYEGLSEITEAEKASVDVVRRRYLYHRAAGDLLEGTVILLLVSPILALSGFYDPPFRIKAESSVELVLDDGEEILRGGIDVLVLQNQFWVMVLESKKTTLSVWSAVPQALAYMMANPNPSKPVFAMVTNGDDILFVKVTQTNTPQYDLSRVFAPFASARELYAVLQILKRIGQVISSAS; translated from the coding sequence ATGACACAAACGGCAGCAATTACAGAAGCGATTACCAATCTTCAAGATGCAGAAAATCGATTCGGTTTTGTCCGTGTTGAAGATGAGCAATATTTTCCAGAGTGGTATGAGGGATTATCTGAAATTACGGAAGCAGAAAAAGCCTCTGTAGATGTCGTGCGGCGTAGGTATCTCTATCACCGTGCCGCAGGTGATTTACTAGAAGGGACAGTCATATTGTTGTTGGTGTCACCAATACTTGCACTCTCAGGGTTTTACGATCCTCCTTTCAGAATTAAAGCTGAATCATCTGTGGAATTGGTGCTGGATGATGGTGAAGAGATACTGCGCGGAGGGATTGACGTTTTAGTGCTACAAAATCAGTTCTGGGTGATGGTGTTAGAGTCAAAAAAAACCACGTTGTCTGTTTGGTCGGCTGTACCGCAAGCCCTAGCTTATATGATGGCTAACCCCAACCCCAGTAAACCTGTATTTGCTATGGTGACGAATGGAGACGATATTTTATTTGTGAAAGTGACGCAAACAAATACCCCACAGTACGACCTCTCAAGGGTCTTCGCGCCGTTTGCATCCGCCAGAGAATTGTACGCCGTTTTGCAAATTCTCAAGCGTATTGGTCAGGTAATCTCTTCTGCGTCCTAA
- a CDS encoding YihY/virulence factor BrkB family protein: protein MNLQAIWSLFQETFKEWSEDKASRLAAALAYYTIFSIAPLLIIVIAIAGAVYGEEAARGEIVRQIQGLVGPDGAEFIQTAIQNANKPQTGVMASVISLVVLLLGATGLFTELQDSLNTIWEVKPKPGRGVTNIIRLRFLSFAMVLGIGFLLLVSLVISTALAALATYFSTLVPGVDFLWQIINFIISFAITTFLFGLIFKVLPDVKIAWSDVLVGAILTSFLFSIGRFLLGQYLGNGSFGSTYGAAGSLVVILAWVNYAAQILFFGAEFTQVYSRRHGSGITPTKNAVPLNNKASNDQGANNNNTTQKKQNNNNKQSFSKLISRLIRYFGQPKRLKYRRRNQHF from the coding sequence ATGAATTTGCAGGCGATTTGGAGTTTGTTCCAAGAGACGTTTAAGGAATGGAGTGAGGATAAAGCCTCTCGGTTAGCGGCGGCGTTAGCTTATTACACGATTTTTTCTATTGCACCATTGCTAATTATTGTAATTGCGATCGCAGGTGCAGTATATGGAGAAGAAGCCGCAAGGGGTGAAATTGTCCGACAAATTCAAGGTTTAGTCGGCCCAGATGGGGCAGAATTTATCCAAACAGCGATTCAGAATGCTAACAAACCACAGACAGGTGTGATGGCTTCTGTTATTAGTCTTGTAGTTTTGCTATTAGGTGCCACTGGTTTATTTACTGAGTTGCAAGATTCCCTCAACACGATTTGGGAAGTGAAACCGAAACCCGGACGCGGCGTAACTAACATTATTCGCCTACGCTTTCTGTCCTTTGCAATGGTGTTAGGTATTGGCTTTTTACTTTTAGTTTCTCTGGTAATTAGTACAGCGTTAGCAGCGTTAGCAACTTACTTTAGTACTTTAGTGCCAGGTGTTGATTTTCTCTGGCAAATTATTAATTTCATCATTTCTTTTGCCATCACTACATTCCTCTTCGGACTCATTTTTAAAGTCTTACCAGATGTGAAAATTGCTTGGAGTGATGTTTTAGTTGGAGCTATTCTCACCTCATTTTTATTTTCCATTGGCAGGTTTTTGTTAGGACAATATTTAGGTAATGGCAGTTTTGGTTCAACCTATGGTGCTGCTGGTTCACTTGTGGTAATTTTAGCTTGGGTTAATTATGCGGCGCAGATTCTTTTTTTTGGTGCCGAGTTTACCCAAGTTTACTCCAGAAGACATGGAAGCGGCATCACGCCTACTAAAAATGCTGTACCTCTGAATAATAAAGCTTCTAATGATCAAGGGGCGAATAACAATAATACTACTCAGAAAAAGCAAAATAACAATAATAAGCAGTCATTTTCTAAATTAATAAGTCGCTTAATTCGCTATTTTGGTCAACCCAAACGCTTGAAATATAGAAGAAGAAATCAGCATTTTTAA
- a CDS encoding DUF421 domain-containing protein, which yields MNKLFFIDWHAIFVPSISIFELMIRGSLVYLALLSVLRLLPSRQLGTLGITDLLVVVLFAEAAQNAMASNYTSITEGAILVGTVIFWSYLLNWLGYKIPQFQRFMNPPPLLLVKNGRMIQRHLQRELITEEELMSKLRQQGVEFLADVKLAYMEADGRISIITSDSKSNSILGQKVELKNDALIGK from the coding sequence ATGAACAAATTGTTTTTTATCGATTGGCACGCAATCTTTGTTCCTAGTATCAGCATCTTTGAATTGATGATACGCGGGTCGCTGGTTTACTTAGCGCTGTTATCAGTGCTGCGTTTGCTTCCTAGCCGCCAACTAGGAACTTTAGGAATTACAGATTTACTCGTAGTTGTGCTATTTGCTGAAGCTGCCCAAAATGCTATGGCTAGTAATTATACATCGATTACTGAAGGTGCAATCTTAGTGGGAACTGTAATTTTTTGGAGCTATTTGCTCAACTGGTTGGGCTACAAAATTCCGCAGTTTCAACGTTTTATGAATCCGCCACCGCTTTTATTAGTAAAAAATGGCCGGATGATTCAGCGCCATCTGCAACGAGAATTAATTACGGAAGAGGAATTGATGAGCAAGTTACGTCAGCAAGGTGTGGAATTTTTGGCTGATGTCAAGTTAGCATATATGGAAGCTGACGGTAGGATTAGTATCATTACATCAGACTCAAAATCTAATTCCATCCTTGGGCAAAAAGTAGAGTTAAAAAATGATGCACTTATAGGGAAATAG
- the purB gene encoding adenylosuccinate lyase codes for MIERYTLPEMGNLWSETYKLKTWLQVEIAVCEAQAQLGYIPSEAVEEIKAKADFDPKRVLEIEAEVRHDVIAFLTNVNEYVGDAGRYIHLGLTSSDVLDTALALQLVASLDVLLQRVEDLIGAIRQKAQEHRNTVMIGRSHGIHAEPITFGFKLAGWLAEVLRHQERLRILRQTIAVGKISGAVGTYANVEPRVEAIACQKLGLQPDTASTQVISRDRHADYVQQLALLAASIERFAVEIRNLQKTDVLEVEEFFAKGQKGSSAMPHKRNPIRSERLTGIARLIRSHAGAALENVALWHERDISHSSVERVILPDACTLTHFMIAEITDLVKNLLVYPENMERNLNCYGGVVFSQKVLLALIDKGLNREEAYAIVQGSAHAAWNKPEGNFQDLISKDPRVTQKLSLAELEVCFDPQQHLRHLEEVYQRLGI; via the coding sequence GTGATTGAGCGTTATACTCTGCCCGAAATGGGTAATCTGTGGAGTGAAACCTATAAGTTAAAAACCTGGCTGCAAGTAGAAATCGCAGTTTGCGAGGCTCAGGCCCAATTAGGTTATATTCCGTCTGAGGCAGTTGAGGAAATTAAGGCGAAAGCAGATTTTGACCCAAAGCGGGTGCTAGAAATTGAAGCTGAAGTTCGTCACGATGTGATTGCTTTCTTGACAAATGTCAACGAATATGTAGGAGATGCCGGACGCTATATTCACTTGGGGCTAACCAGTTCCGATGTACTGGATACAGCTTTAGCACTGCAATTGGTTGCGAGTTTGGATGTGTTATTGCAACGTGTGGAAGATTTGATTGGTGCGATTCGCCAAAAGGCACAGGAACACCGTAATACAGTGATGATTGGTCGATCGCATGGTATTCACGCCGAACCGATCACTTTTGGTTTCAAGCTAGCTGGATGGTTGGCAGAAGTGTTGCGACACCAAGAACGCCTGAGAATTCTCCGTCAAACCATTGCCGTGGGTAAGATTTCCGGTGCAGTGGGCACCTATGCCAACGTCGAACCGCGTGTAGAAGCGATCGCTTGCCAAAAACTCGGACTGCAACCCGATACAGCCTCAACACAAGTAATTTCCCGCGATCGGCACGCCGACTATGTGCAACAATTAGCGCTATTAGCGGCATCCATCGAACGCTTTGCTGTGGAAATTCGCAATCTGCAAAAAACAGACGTTCTAGAAGTCGAAGAATTCTTCGCCAAAGGTCAAAAAGGCTCCTCAGCCATGCCCCACAAGCGCAATCCCATCCGTTCGGAACGGCTGACGGGAATTGCGCGACTTATTAGAAGTCATGCCGGTGCAGCCTTGGAAAACGTCGCCCTGTGGCACGAACGGGATATTTCCCACAGTTCCGTGGAGCGGGTAATTTTGCCAGACGCTTGTACTTTGACCCATTTTATGATTGCAGAAATCACGGACTTAGTGAAAAACCTGCTGGTTTATCCTGAGAACATGGAACGAAATCTCAATTGCTACGGCGGCGTTGTCTTCAGTCAAAAAGTGCTACTTGCCTTGATAGACAAGGGATTGAATCGGGAAGAAGCTTATGCGATCGTTCAAGGAAGCGCTCATGCTGCTTGGAACAAACCAGAAGGCAATTTCCAGGACTTGATTAGCAAAGACCCTCGTGTTACCCAAAAACTGTCCCTAGCAGAACTAGAAGTGTGTTTCGATCCCCAACAACATCTGCGGCATTTAGAAGAGGTTTACCAACGGCTAGGTATTTAG
- a CDS encoding DUF4126 domain-containing protein: MIEILATLSASAAAGMRIGIPLLIIGLLQGSNLWSQVPILSHISPPILLACLTSWSLVELLASKKLWGQRLLQVIQLSMSPLVGAIMGLAVASATATPHWLIALTGGLLALVLQLVQVGWFYRLRGLPLWAVFLQDILCIALVLFAFDAPWQGGLIALILLWFAVRSAKQWYGWYHKGVGSRE, from the coding sequence ATGATTGAAATCCTAGCCACACTTTCTGCCTCTGCGGCAGCAGGAATGAGAATAGGCATACCTTTGCTAATTATTGGACTGTTACAGGGTAGTAACTTGTGGTCGCAAGTTCCGATTTTATCTCATATTTCTCCACCAATATTATTAGCCTGCCTCACCAGTTGGTCGTTAGTTGAATTATTAGCCTCAAAAAAGCTATGGGGACAAAGATTGCTACAAGTGATTCAATTATCAATGTCTCCCCTCGTAGGGGCAATTATGGGGTTAGCAGTAGCTTCCGCCACAGCAACGCCACACTGGCTAATTGCCTTAACTGGGGGTTTGTTAGCTTTGGTACTCCAGTTAGTTCAAGTTGGATGGTTCTACCGATTACGCGGCTTACCGTTGTGGGCAGTATTTCTTCAAGATATCCTATGTATTGCTCTGGTACTTTTTGCCTTTGATGCCCCCTGGCAAGGAGGATTAATTGCTTTAATTCTGCTGTGGTTTGCAGTTCGTAGCGCCAAGCAGTGGTATGGGTGGTATCACAAGGGAGTGGGGAGTAGGGAGTAG
- the hemH gene encoding ferrochelatase gives MGRVGVLLLNLGGPDKLEDVGPFLYNLFSDPEIIRLPFRWLQKPLAWFIATRRTRTSQENYKQIGGGSPLRRITEAQGEALKEQLGYLGQQADIYVGMRYWHPYTEEAIAQLTQDNVEHLVILPLYPQFSISTSGSSFRLLEKLWQEDPKLQRIDYTVIPSWYKQPGYLQAMAELIAQELEQFPNPDDVHIFFSAHGVPKSYVEEAGDPYQQEIEECTALIMQTLNRPNSHTLAYQSRVGPVEWLQPYTEDALKELGAQGVKDLVVVPISFVSEHIETLQEIDIEYREVAEESGIHNFRRVPAPNTHPVFINALAELVIDALKNPSFKLSQAAQMKKMVKMYPQERWEWGLTTSAEVWNGRIAMLGFIALIIELITGQGILHMIGILQ, from the coding sequence ATGGGTCGTGTAGGCGTCTTATTACTGAATCTCGGTGGCCCCGATAAGCTAGAGGATGTCGGGCCGTTTTTGTACAACCTATTTTCCGATCCGGAAATCATTCGCCTACCGTTTCGCTGGTTGCAAAAACCCCTAGCCTGGTTCATTGCCACGCGGCGAACCAGAACATCTCAAGAAAACTATAAGCAAATCGGTGGTGGTTCTCCACTGCGGCGGATCACAGAAGCCCAAGGAGAAGCCCTAAAAGAACAGTTGGGTTATTTGGGTCAACAAGCCGATATCTATGTGGGAATGCGTTATTGGCATCCGTATACAGAAGAGGCGATCGCACAACTCACCCAAGATAATGTAGAACACCTAGTAATTTTACCACTTTATCCCCAGTTTTCTATCAGTACCAGTGGTTCCAGCTTCCGCCTGTTAGAAAAGCTTTGGCAAGAAGATCCCAAACTTCAACGCATCGATTACACCGTCATTCCTTCTTGGTACAAACAACCAGGCTACCTCCAAGCAATGGCGGAACTCATAGCCCAAGAACTAGAGCAGTTTCCGAACCCAGATGACGTTCATATCTTCTTCAGCGCTCACGGCGTTCCGAAAAGCTACGTTGAAGAAGCAGGCGACCCCTACCAACAAGAAATTGAGGAATGTACTGCCCTAATTATGCAGACCCTCAATCGACCCAATTCCCACACTTTGGCTTATCAAAGTCGCGTCGGCCCAGTAGAATGGCTCCAACCTTATACGGAAGATGCCCTTAAAGAACTAGGCGCCCAAGGCGTGAAAGATTTGGTAGTCGTACCCATCAGTTTCGTCTCAGAACACATTGAGACACTACAAGAAATTGATATTGAGTATCGAGAAGTAGCAGAAGAATCAGGAATTCACAACTTCCGTCGCGTACCGGCTCCCAATACCCATCCAGTATTTATTAATGCCTTAGCCGAATTAGTGATTGATGCGCTGAAAAACCCCAGTTTCAAGCTGTCCCAAGCAGCCCAAATGAAAAAAATGGTGAAAATGTATCCCCAAGAGCGTTGGGAATGGGGTCTAACTACTAGTGCTGAAGTATGGAATGGTCGCATTGCCATGCTGGGCTTCATTGCCTTAATCATCGAGCTGATTACCGGTCAGGGTATATTGCATATGATTGGAATTTTGCAGTAA
- a CDS encoding class I SAM-dependent methyltransferase, whose amino-acid sequence MATILRDWSYRYQWLYDGISRLAALTVGGEGRFRQLALQGLTIDSDTQVLDLCCGSGQTTEFLLKLSQNVTGLDASPKSLQRARQNVPLASYVEAFAEEMPFTDNLFDVVHTSVALHEMQPQQLRKIINEVYRVLKPGGVFTLVDFHAPTNPIFWPGVSVFLLLFETETAWELLKTDLAGLLTETGFEVGKPTLYAGGSLQVIQAKK is encoded by the coding sequence ATGGCAACAATTTTAAGGGATTGGAGTTACCGCTATCAGTGGCTGTATGATGGTATTTCTCGTTTAGCAGCCTTAACTGTAGGTGGTGAAGGTCGTTTTCGGCAACTTGCTTTGCAAGGCTTAACAATTGACTCAGATACTCAGGTTTTAGATTTATGTTGCGGTAGTGGTCAAACGACGGAATTTTTGCTAAAACTTTCACAAAATGTAACGGGGCTAGACGCTTCACCGAAATCTTTGCAACGGGCGCGGCAAAATGTACCATTAGCTTCTTATGTGGAAGCTTTTGCAGAGGAAATGCCATTTACAGATAATCTGTTTGATGTGGTGCATACCAGCGTTGCACTACACGAGATGCAACCTCAGCAATTACGAAAGATTATTAATGAGGTTTATCGGGTGCTAAAGCCAGGAGGGGTATTTACACTGGTAGATTTTCACGCTCCGACAAATCCGATATTTTGGCCTGGGGTATCGGTGTTTTTGTTGTTGTTTGAGACGGAAACAGCTTGGGAATTATTAAAAACTGATTTGGCTGGTTTGTTAACAGAAACTGGGTTTGAGGTGGGTAAGCCAACTTTGTATGCAGGTGGTAGTTTGCAAGTTATACAAGCGAAGAAGTGA